The Hornefia porci genome contains the following window.
CCGACCACCGCGGCCGGCATGGCCATTTCCCAGGGCTGGAGTCAGCTGGTCGGACCGATTATGCTGGTCGGAACCTTCGGCTACGTTATCGGTACGTATCTCGGCGTTGTTATCGGCGGAATTCTGGGCGCGTAAAGCTGAGGGGGCGATATTATGGCGAGTTATACTGAAACGCCGATTCCGGTTCTTCCGGATCTGGAGCAATACACAAAGACAGCCTTTATCGACTCTCCGCTGACAGAAGTGAAGGAAAGCGAAAAAATTGACATCCGGATGCAATATCCGGTTCTCGGATTCAAAAACGGGGAGCAGAGATGTTTCCTGCGCAGGGAAGTATATGAAATGCTGCAGAAAGCGGCGGAAAGCCTCCCGGAAGGATACTGCTTCCGGATCTGGGACGCCTGGAGACCCTTTGCACTGCAGGAGGAGCTCTTTGTCTCATACAGCGCCAAAATCATACGGGAGTTTCATCTGGAAAACATGTCGGAGGAGGAACAGCACCGTTTCATCGGCAAATTCGTCGCCAATCCTATTCCGGACAGGACTCTGCCGCCGGCGCACACCACGGGCGGAGCTATCGATCTGACGCTTGTTGGCCCGGACGGGAAAGAGCTGGAGATGGGATGCGGCTTCGACGCCTTCACCGACAAAACCAGGACTGCTTTCTTCGAGACAGAGGAGGCTGCGGGACTGCCGGATGCGGCGCTCATACGAGACAATCGCAGACTGCTCTATCATATCATGCTGGAGGCCGGCTTTACCAACCTGCCTTCCGAATGGTGGCACTTTGAATACGGGGACAAAAACTGGTCCGCCGTTGTCGACAGACCCGCTCTCTACAACGGGATCTTCGAGCTGGACTGAAGCTGATGTAAGCTGAAACCATATACTGATGCGGGCTCCGGGAAATCCGGAATCCGCATCAGTTTTGTTTGCCCAGCATGTGTGTCCGTCGCACCTCTTGACACCTTCAGAAACGGTTGATATAATTTCAGTAGAGAAAATGACAATTGAAATCCGTTCAGTGCCGCAGAATCCTTGTGGTTAAAAGGGAATCAGGTGAGATACCTGAGCGACTCGGTCACTGTAAACAGGAAGTACATCACAATAAGCCATTGGATCCTGAACCGATGAAAGCGGTGAAATCCGCAGAACCGTCGGCGGATCTGAGAAGGCGTGGTGTGCGGTATTACCTGTGAGCCAGGAAACCTGCTGAAGGGAGTGGAATTGGGGAATGACTTCCAGAGAAAGCTTCACCAATATCGCCGGAATGTGGATATGCTCTTCCATTTTTTGGCGTGTCAGGCCTGCTTTCCAAAGCGGGTTTTTCTTTTGCGATCAACAAAGGAAGATCCGGCGGGCCGCAGAGAACATCTCTCTCATTGACAAAAAAGAATTCTGCGAACCCGGGTACAGGAATGAGGCAGGGATTTTGTGGCAGGAAGTTTATGAATCGATCCGTTGATTGCCATTAAAAAAACTATTGGTGTTTTATTTGTGAGGAGGAAAACATGACGAGTAGTTTAAAAAAACTGGCTGTGCTGATTCTGTCTGCACTGATCCTTATCTCCTTCAGCATCATCCTGACGCCTCAGACATATGCGGCTGACGGTGATGAGAACAGTGTGGAGCTGACAGTAAAAGCCGAAGGCATGTTCAAGCCGGATTCTGCGACTCTGGTCAAATCCGGCGGCAAGAAGACGCTGATCATCAGAGACGACAGCACATCTTATGACAAGTACTATGTGGGAAAAGCTTCTGCTGCGCGCCTGTACGGATACGGCAGCGGCGCGGTCAACCCGACTCAGGAGACGATCGACGGCAAAAATTATCAGGTCTTTACTGTGGATGTAACCGGTATTGACCTGAGTAAATCATTTATCATCTCTACCCACTCAAAGAAAAAGCTGACATGGTATGAAAGAACGGTAACAGTCAATGAAAAAGAAAAGATACTTGATACTGTCGCCGGTGACGGAGCCTCGGTTAGTGCGAAGGACGGAGTTGAAAACGCGACACTGAAGGAGACCACAGAGAAGATTGAAACTGAAATGACAGAAGAGCAGGCAAAGGCCTATGTTGACGCCAACGACAGCCCTCTTCTGGTTGCAGGTCTGATCGGGGAAATCTATATCCATCCTAAAAAGACTGCTGAGGAGCAGGCAGCGCAGGCCGTTCTGACAGAGAAGACAGCGAAGATCGCGAAATATGCATATGATAAGCTGTCTGACGAGGACAAGAAAAATGTTCCGGAGATTCCGGACGGGCTCGGCTATGAATACCCGGGAGCAGGCGGAGCCGATTACTTTGTCAGCACCGGAGATGCGAGCAAGGACGATCCGCTGAATACGAAACCGGACAAAAAGAAGGAAATCCTGGTCTGCAGCTTCGGCACCAGCTATACTGACAGCCGTGTTGCCACCATCGGCGGAATCGAAAAAGCTCTGGCAAAGACTTACACCGACTACAGTGTAAGAAGAGCCTTCACATCTCAGGTAATCATCAATCACATCCTGGCCAGGGATGAAGAGAAGATCAACACTGTCAGAGAAGCCATGAACCAGGCTAAGGAGGCAGGCGTCACCAATCTGATTATTCAGCCGACCACATTGATGAACGGTGAAGAATATGACCAGATCAAACGGGATGTTGAACAGAACAAATGGGACGGCGTGACGATCACCTTCGCTGAGCCGCTGCTGGGCATGGCAGGCGATTCCGCAGACACCATCAACGAAGACAAGACCGCGGTCGCCAGAACTGCCGCAGAAGCAGCAGTAAAAGACGACGGAAAAGACGTCAGCGCGCTGACCGGCGACAGCGACACTGCTTACGT
Protein-coding sequences here:
- a CDS encoding M15 family metallopeptidase: MASYTETPIPVLPDLEQYTKTAFIDSPLTEVKESEKIDIRMQYPVLGFKNGEQRCFLRREVYEMLQKAAESLPEGYCFRIWDAWRPFALQEELFVSYSAKIIREFHLENMSEEEQHRFIGKFVANPIPDRTLPPAHTTGGAIDLTLVGPDGKELEMGCGFDAFTDKTRTAFFETEEAAGLPDAALIRDNRRLLYHIMLEAGFTNLPSEWWHFEYGDKNWSAVVDRPALYNGIFELD
- a CDS encoding sirohydrochlorin cobaltochelatase, encoding MTSSLKKLAVLILSALILISFSIILTPQTYAADGDENSVELTVKAEGMFKPDSATLVKSGGKKTLIIRDDSTSYDKYYVGKASAARLYGYGSGAVNPTQETIDGKNYQVFTVDVTGIDLSKSFIISTHSKKKLTWYERTVTVNEKEKILDTVAGDGASVSAKDGVENATLKETTEKIETEMTEEQAKAYVDANDSPLLVAGLIGEIYIHPKKTAEEQAAQAVLTEKTAKIAKYAYDKLSDEDKKNVPEIPDGLGYEYPGAGGADYFVSTGDASKDDPLNTKPDKKKEILVCSFGTSYTDSRVATIGGIEKALAKTYTDYSVRRAFTSQVIINHILARDEEKINTVREAMNQAKEAGVTNLIIQPTTLMNGEEYDQIKRDVEQNKWDGVTITFAEPLLGMAGDSADTINEDKTAVARTAAEAAVKDDGKDVSALTGDSDTAYVFMGHGTGHAANITYTQMQTAMTGLGYKNAFVGTVEGEERNDPNNAVSAVLKKVKDGGYSRVVLRPLMVVAGDHANNDMNGTDEDSWRTIFEKAGFKVEGQIAGLGQIESVQKLYVAHTLKAMSEQVDQMKKDSDATKAELEKAKAELARAKAEYADYKAKVELAASSISGVKAKAGKGRKITVSWKKNSKAEGYKVYRSTKKSKGFKAVATAKSGKTVKVTVKSGQKKGKTYYFKVRGYKKIAGKTCYSKYSKVVKVKAK